CCCTCCTTTTGGAGGACGACGAGCTTGAGCACCTGCGCAGCCTGGCCGCCCGCGCCGCGCGCAGTGCGCCCGAGCCTCCCGCCGCACCCGGCCGCACCGTCCGGCCCGGCGTGAAACTGCTCCTGGAGAGTCTGCGCCCCCAACCCGCACACGTCGTCAGCCGCACCAACGACCTGCTCGCCGCCAACCCAGGCGGAATGCGACTCCTCCCCGGCATCCAGGACTGGCCTGCCAAGGAGCGCAACATCGCCCGTTACCTCTTCCTCCACCCCGCCTCGCGTGACCTGTTCCACGACTGGAACACCCAGGTCCGCGGCTGCGTGGCCCGGCTGCGCGCCCTGGCCGGCACCGATCCCGACGCCCCCGACCTCACCCGGCTCGCCGGTGAACTCCTCCTCAAGAGCCCGGAGTTCGCCCGCCTGTGGGAGCGCTACGACGTCAAGGGCCACTCCTACGGCCGCAAGACCTTCCATCACCCCGACGTCGGCGACCTCACCCTCGGCTACCAGTCCATGGAGCTGGAAGGCACCTCAGGGCACCGCATGGTGACGTACTACGCCGAGCCCGGCACCGCCGATCACGACGCCATGGTCCTGCTCGACCTGCTCGGGCAGGAGAAGTCCGCGAAGCGGACGTCGGCACGCGACGACCGGTCGGCGGCCGCCGAGGAGGATCCCGCCTCCCCCCTGTCCTGACCGTCCCGCAGCCTTTCAGCCGAACGATCGTGGTCCTGTTGCCGCCGGCTCCTCCCGCGGACAACCTGAAGACCGGCCCTCACCGGCATCACCGGCCTCACTGAGAGCTCCACGACCACGCCGCTCGACCCACGCTCCGAGGACATGTAGGTGCAAAGCGAGCAGTACGGACCGCCGCAGAGCGGCCCGCCGACCGGAGCACGGAAGTCGCCGGCGGGCAGCCGGGTGACCACCTTCGAGCTGTTCTTCGACCTGGTGTACGTCTTCACGCTCACCCAGACCACCCAGTACATGGCCCACCACCACACCGGCACGGGCGTGCTGCACGGAGTGCTGCTGCTGGCGCTGGTCTGGTTCTCCTGGTCCGCGTACGCCTGGCTGGGCAACCAGGCCCGGGCCGACCGCGGCGTCGTACGCGCGGGCATGGCACTCGCGATGGCCGGGGTGTTCGTGGTCGCGCTCACCGTCCCGGAGGCGTGGGACGACCTGCCCGGCGGCCTGAACGGTCCGCTGGTCCTGGCCTGCGCCTACCTGTTCGTACGTGTCGTGCACCTGGTCCTCTACAGCGTGCTGGCGCGTGGCGACCGCGGGCTGCTGCGGCAGGTCGCCGTCTCCTGGGCGCCGGTCCTGGCGGGCTGCGGGCTCCTGATCGCCGGTGCGGCGGTCGGCGGCCGGTGGCAGACGGCGCTGTTCGCGGCGGCGATCGTGGTGGACTGGGGCGGTGTGTACGCCACCTCCCGCCGGGGCAGCTGGCGCATCCACAGCGCCCGCTACTTCGCCGAGCGGCACGAGCTGTTCGTCATCATCGCGATCGGTGAATCCCTGCTGGCCATGGGCGCCGGCGCCACGGACCACCCGGTCGGCGCGGGGCTGCTCGCCGCCGCCGTCCTGGGCGTGGCCGCCGCGACGGGCCTGTGGTGGCTGTACTTCGACCTGGCGACCCTGATCGGCGAACGCCAGCTGGACAAGGCGCAGGGCCAGGCCCGCCTCGGCCTGGCGGTCAACGCCTACGGCTATGCCCACTTCCCCATCATGGCCGGTGTCGTCCTGACCGCCCTCGGCGTCGAGGGCGTCGTCGCGCACGCCGCCGACGGCAAGGCGCTGGGCGGCTTCTACGCCTGGGCCCTGTGCGGCGGAGCGGCCCTCTACGTGGCCGGGCTGCTGCTGTTCGGCCGGATCATGCTGAACGTATGGGGCGGCTTCCGCCTGACGGCCCTGTGCCTGCTGCTCGCGGGCATCCCCGCGGCGGCCGCACTCCCGCCGGTCGCCGCCCTGGCGAGCGTCGTCGTCATCCTGGCGGCGGTGGCTGCGGCGGAGACCCGCTGGTACGCGGAGCTGCGCCGCCATGTGGGTCGGTGAGTCAGTCCGTCGTCGGCGTCGGCTCGCTTCGTGATGCAGCGCGCTCGGGAGGTTCGTCCTGGCAGCGACACGGGAGACCGCAGACAGGTGTCCGAGCGGGCTGGATGCAGCGGGTCACGACAGGAGGCCGGGCGGCACGAAGCACGGCGGGCGGGGTGGTGTGCCGCAACCGCGCGGACAGCCGTGCGTCGCCCGCAGGGCCCGGGTGTCAGCGGTGAGGACCAGCCGTCCGCCCGGGTCCGGACTGCGGACCCGGACCTGGGCGGATTCACCCCCGCGGCTCTCGGCGCGTCACGGCGTGGTCAGCTCACCGGCGCGCAGCGCCGCGGTCACGCCGCCGTCCATCAGGAGGTCGGCTCCGGTGATGAAGCCTGCCTCGCGGCCGAGCAGGAAGGCGGCGGCCGCGGCGACCTCCTCGGAGGTGCCGAAGCGCTTGGCGGCCGAAACCTCGCGCACCGTCTCGAACCACTCGCGGCGCGGGCCGGAGAGCTCGTCGAGGGCCAGCGGGGTGATGATCACGCCGGGGCTGACGGCGTTGACGCGGGCTCCGCGCTTGCCCCACGCGGCCGCGGCGGTCTGCACGCGCAGCGAGTTGGCCCGCTTGGACAGGGCGTAGGCGTGGACGGAGGAGCCGATCCGGTCGGGCTGCAGGAACGGCAGCGCGAGCAGCTGCGAGGTCTCGGTGGTCGCGAGCGCGTGCTCGATCTCGCGCGGGTAGGGGCTCTCCCGGTGCCCGGCCATGCTGGCGACCACGATGCCGGCCCCGCCGGGCGCGATCACAC
This window of the Streptomyces sp. NBC_01275 genome carries:
- a CDS encoding helix-turn-helix transcriptional regulator, which translates into the protein MNSEQRNGVGTELGRFLRARRARVTPEEVGLTAGSGLRRTPGLRREELATLAGISIDYYVRMERGKETRPSASVVDSLARALLLEDDELEHLRSLAARAARSAPEPPAAPGRTVRPGVKLLLESLRPQPAHVVSRTNDLLAANPGGMRLLPGIQDWPAKERNIARYLFLHPASRDLFHDWNTQVRGCVARLRALAGTDPDAPDLTRLAGELLLKSPEFARLWERYDVKGHSYGRKTFHHPDVGDLTLGYQSMELEGTSGHRMVTYYAEPGTADHDAMVLLDLLGQEKSAKRTSARDDRSAAAEEDPASPLS
- a CDS encoding low temperature requirement protein A — translated: MQSEQYGPPQSGPPTGARKSPAGSRVTTFELFFDLVYVFTLTQTTQYMAHHHTGTGVLHGVLLLALVWFSWSAYAWLGNQARADRGVVRAGMALAMAGVFVVALTVPEAWDDLPGGLNGPLVLACAYLFVRVVHLVLYSVLARGDRGLLRQVAVSWAPVLAGCGLLIAGAAVGGRWQTALFAAAIVVDWGGVYATSRRGSWRIHSARYFAERHELFVIIAIGESLLAMGAGATDHPVGAGLLAAAVLGVAAATGLWWLYFDLATLIGERQLDKAQGQARLGLAVNAYGYAHFPIMAGVVLTALGVEGVVAHAADGKALGGFYAWALCGGAALYVAGLLLFGRIMLNVWGGFRLTALCLLLAGIPAAAALPPVAALASVVVILAAVAAAETRWYAELRRHVGR
- a CDS encoding SDR family oxidoreductase — encoded protein: MSNEHQPVKEIVVVIGPGSIGLAIARRVGAGRTLLLAAHDEKASQTAAEQLRGEGYEVAVQATDISDLAQVEALAATAAEMGAVTQVIQAAGVSPTQATIERLLHVDLLGTAYVLDVFARVIAPGGAGIVVASMAGHRESPYPREIEHALATTETSQLLALPFLQPDRIGSSVHAYALSKRANSLRVQTAAAAWGKRGARVNAVSPGVIITPLALDELSGPRREWFETVREVSAAKRFGTSEEVAAAAAFLLGREAGFITGADLLMDGGVTAALRAGELTTP